The Erigeron canadensis isolate Cc75 chromosome 4, C_canadensis_v1, whole genome shotgun sequence genome window below encodes:
- the LOC122596389 gene encoding endonuclease 2, producing MDSLRPLALLLAFVLPIRVLGWGVDGHFATCKIAEGRLSQAAADAVSQLLPGSDLASQCSWADHVKFRYHWSSALHYIDTPDDLCTYQYNRDCKDEDGVSGRCVAGAINNYTTQLLDYGKQTPQYNLTQALLFLSHFMGDIHQPLHVGFTTDRGGNTIDVHWYTRKAVLHHVWDDSIIETEEERFYDTNIDNLIDAIQTNITKEWADQVKTWENCSGNQKTCPNTYATEGIKAACNWAYKGVGNNSVLGDDYFLSRFPIVNWRLAQGGVRLAATLNRIFI from the exons ATGGACTCATTGAGACCACTTGCATTGTTGCTTGCGTTTGTTTTGCCGATTCGTGTTCTTGGGTGGGGTGTCGATGGTCATTTCGCGACATGTAAAATAGCCGAGGGAAGGTTGAGTCAAGCAGCAGCAGATGCCGTAAGTCAGTTGTTGCCAGGTAGCGATTTGGCGAGCCAATGTTCGTGGGCTGATCACGTTAAGTTTAGATATCATTGGTCGTCGGCGCTTCATTATATTGATACCCCTGATGACCTTTGCACTTACCAATACAACA GGGACTGCAAGGATGAGGATGGAGTGAGTGGAAGATGTGTGGCTGGTGCAATTAACAACTACACAACACAGCTGCTTGATTATGGCAAACAAACCCCTCAAT ATAATCTCACACAAGCACTGCTATTTCTTTCTCATTTTATGGGAGACATTCATCAG CCACTACATGTAGGGTTCACTACGGATAGAGGTGGGAACACGATTGATGTCCATTGGTACACACGGAAAGCAGTGCTACATCAT GTTTGGGACGATAGCATAATTGAGACCGAAGAAGAAAGGTTCTATGATACTAATATAGACAATCTTATCGATGCAATTCAGACAAACATAACG AAAGAATGGGCAGATCAAGTAAAAACATGGGAGAACTGCAGTGGAAATCAGAAGACTTGCCCAAACAC ATATGCAACTGAAGGAATAAAAGCAGCATGTAATTGGGCATATAAAGGAGTTGGCAATAATTCTGTTCTTGGAG ATGACTACTTTCTGTCTCGTTTCCCTATTGTGAACTGGAGATTAGCTCAAGGCGGTGTTAGATTGGCAGCAACCCTAAACCGGATATTCATATGA
- the LOC122596390 gene encoding universal stress protein A-like protein: protein MEEADIGVTVTETNIKNKLMVAIDDSEFSDHALTWALKTLRSTIVDSELIIYTARIPVDIGYLYASSWGTAELIKKLKESEKKAAYELLEKAKRTCSDYGVTAEGITEIGDPKVAICNAVEKFNIQLLVIGSHGRGTVTRTILGSVSNYCIHHAKCPVLVVKKTD from the exons atggaaGAAGCTGATATTGGAGTTACGGTCACAGAGACTAACATAAAGAATAAGTTGATGGTGGCAATTGACGATAGCGAATTCAGTGATCATGCTCTCACTTGGGCCCTTAAAACCCTTCGGTCCACTATCGTTGATTCAGAACTTATCATCTACACTGCTCGAATTCCAGTTGATATTGGCTATTTGTATGCGTCTTCCTGGGGAA CAGCTGAGCTGattaaaaaacttaaagaaaGCGAGAAGAAAGCAGCATATGAGTTACTAGAGAAAGCTAAAAGAACCTGCAGTGATTATGGG GTTACTGCAGAAGGAATCACAGAGATTGGAGACCCTAAAGTGGCCATTTGCAATGCGGTCGAGAAGTTTAACATTCAGTTGCTTGTGATAGGCAGTCATGGTCGGGGAACTGTTACAAG GACTATCTTGGGGAGTGTCAGCAACTACTGTATCCACCATGCCAAGTGCCCAGTTCTCGTAGTCAAGAAAACAGACTGA
- the LOC122595897 gene encoding universal stress protein YxiE-like: MFVQMEEADIGVTGTETNIKNKVMVAIDDSEFSDHALNWALKTLHSTIVGSELIIYTALNQVDIGYFPELIKKLQESEKNVAYELLKKAKSTCSDYGITAEGITEIGDPKVAICNAVEKFNIQLLVVGSHGRGAVTRTILGSVSNYCVHHAKCPVLVVKKTD; encoded by the exons ATGTTTGTGCAGATGGAAGAAGCTGATATTGGAGTTACAGGTACAGAGACTAACATAAAGAATAAGGTGATGGTGGCAATTGACGATAGTGAATTCAGTGATCATGCTCTCAATTGGGCCCTTAAAACCCTTCATTCCACTATCGTTGGTTCGGAACTTATTATCTACACTGCTCTAAACCAAGTTGACATCGGCTATTT CCCTGAGCTGattaaaaagcttcaagaaagTGAAAAGAATGTTGCGTATGAGTTACTAAAGAAAGCCAAAAGCACCTGCAGCGATTATGGG ATTACTGCAGAAGGAATCACAGAGATTGGAGACCCTAAAGTGGCTATATGCAATGCGGTAGAGAAGTTTAACATTCAGTTGCTTGTGGTAGGCAGTCATGGTCGGGGAGCTGTTACAAG GACTATCTTGGGGAGTGTCAGCAATTACTGTGTCCACCATGCCAAGTGCCCAGTTCTCGTTGTCAAGAAAACAGACTGA
- the LOC122595898 gene encoding universal stress protein A-like protein, with protein sequence MEADDDQKKKVMVAIDESEYSRYALEWALENLKDSIANKELILFTVQPISSYNYLHASSYGSTPPELIRSIQENQQKIALSLLGQAKDLCSKYGITAETMSEMGDPKELICEAVEKYNIQLLVLGSQGRGALKRVFLGSVSNHCVQNVKCPVLVVKKST encoded by the exons ATGGAAGCTGATGATGATCAGAAGAAGAAGGTGATGGTGGCAATAGATGAGAGTGAATACAGTCGTTATGCACTTGAATGGGCCCTTGAAAACCTCAAAGACTCCATAGCCAACAAAGAACTTATATTATTCACTGTACAACCAATCTCTAGCTACAATTATCTCCATGCTTCCTCGTATGGTTCTACTC CTCCAGAGCTGATAAGAAGTATCCAAGAAAATCAGCAGAAAATTGCTCTTAGTTTGCTGGGCCAAGCCAAGGATCTCTGCAGTAAATatggg ATAACTGCAGAGACGATGAGTGAAATGGGGGATCCTAAAGAGCTAATTTGTGAAGCAGTTGAAAAGTATAATATCCAGCTTCTAGTGCTAGGTAGCCAAGGTCGTGGAGCTCTTAAGAG GGTTTTTCTTGGTAGCGTTAGCAATCACTGTGTTCAAAACGTCAAGTGCCCAGTTCTTGTAGTTAAGAAATCTACATGA
- the LOC122598684 gene encoding acyl-acyl carrier protein thioesterase TE3, chloroplastic-like isoform X1 yields the protein MIGRMSEFHEIELSVREYEMDQYGVVSNAVFADYCHLARHQLIDKIGVSIDWLIQSGRVVALSELSLKYLGPLRIRDRFTIKVRISEYSAARMHFEFFITKIPTEEPILEARSTVVVLDKNYRPVRIPSEVKSKLVQYIRHEEPN from the exons ATGATTGGCAGAATGAGTGAATTTCATGAGATAGAACTCAGTGTTCGAGAATACGAAATGGATCAGTATGGAGTAGTGAGCAATGCTGTGTTTGCAGATTATTGTCATCTTG CTCGTCATCAACTTATCGATAAGATTGGCGTAAGTATTGATTGGCTTATTCAGAGTGGTCGTGTTGTAGCACTGTCGGAATTGTCTCTCAAATATCTTGGACCTCTGAGG ATTAGAGATAGATTTACCATAAAAGTGAGGATATCGGAGTATTCAGCAGCACGTATGCACTTTGAATTCTTCATTACCAAGATCCCGACCGAAGAG CCAATTTTGGAGGCACGGTCAACTGTAGTTGTGCTTGACAAAAATTATCGTCCTGTTCGTATTCCATCAGAGGTGAAATCCAAACTAGTCCAGTACATTCGTCATGAAGAGCCCAACTAA
- the LOC122598684 gene encoding acyl-acyl carrier protein thioesterase TE3, chloroplastic-like isoform X2 translates to MSEFHEIELSVREYEMDQYGVVSNAVFADYCHLARHQLIDKIGVSIDWLIQSGRVVALSELSLKYLGPLRIRDRFTIKVRISEYSAARMHFEFFITKIPTEEPILEARSTVVVLDKNYRPVRIPSEVKSKLVQYIRHEEPN, encoded by the exons ATGAGTGAATTTCATGAGATAGAACTCAGTGTTCGAGAATACGAAATGGATCAGTATGGAGTAGTGAGCAATGCTGTGTTTGCAGATTATTGTCATCTTG CTCGTCATCAACTTATCGATAAGATTGGCGTAAGTATTGATTGGCTTATTCAGAGTGGTCGTGTTGTAGCACTGTCGGAATTGTCTCTCAAATATCTTGGACCTCTGAGG ATTAGAGATAGATTTACCATAAAAGTGAGGATATCGGAGTATTCAGCAGCACGTATGCACTTTGAATTCTTCATTACCAAGATCCCGACCGAAGAG CCAATTTTGGAGGCACGGTCAACTGTAGTTGTGCTTGACAAAAATTATCGTCCTGTTCGTATTCCATCAGAGGTGAAATCCAAACTAGTCCAGTACATTCGTCATGAAGAGCCCAACTAA
- the LOC122597987 gene encoding acyl-acyl carrier protein thioesterase ATL3, chloroplastic-like encodes MAHAFCAPANVIVPASRTAVAHHRPSPNIHLLPPTNHRRQLTSRPLKTTPIRSSANSAFDLKGGKGMSRFHEIELSVRDYELDQYGVVNNAVFANYCQHARHQLMDKIGVSIDWIAQSGNAVALSELSLKYLAPLRIGDRFTMKVRISDSSAARLYFEHFITKIPTEEPILEARATVVWLDKNYRPVRIPSEVRSKLVQYLRHEESN; translated from the exons ATGGCACACGCATTCTGCGCTCCCGCGAACGTCATCGTCCCAGCGTCACGTACCGCAGTAGCCCACCACCGTCCGTCACCAAACATTCACTTACTTCCACCAACGAACCATCGCCGGCAGCTGACGTCACGGCCACTAAAAACAACGCCAATCAGAAGCAGCGCTAATTCTGCATTTGATCTTAAAGGTGGCAAAGG AATGAGTAGATTTCATGAGATAGAACTTAGTGTTCGAGATTACGAATTAGATCAGTATGGAGTTGTGAACAATGCTGTGTTTGCAAATTATTGTCAACATG CTCGTCATCAACTTATGGATAAGATTGGTGTAAGTATTGATTGGATTGCTCAGAGTGGTAATGCTGTAGCATTGTCCGAATTGTCCCTCAAGTATCTTGCACCTCTGAGG ATTGGCGATAGATTTACCATGAAAGTGAGAATATCTGACTCTTCCGCTGCACGTCTATACTTTGAACACTTCATTACCAAGATCCCTACTGAAGAG CCAATTTTGGAGGCGCGGGCAACTGTAGTTTGGCTTGACAAAAACTACCGTCCAGTTCGTATTCCATCAGAGGTGAGATCCAAACTAGTCCAGTACCTTCGTCATGAGGAGTCCAACTGA
- the LOC122597376 gene encoding transcription factor bHLH75-like — protein sequence MDLQNNIMNSELENLNSSEVNLHGFMPMSGDNFTYHHQRPHPLAFMPVQDEADAIPSFNFITDPQSGSVYDAINQFPTTGDTTFGLNRDGMVTRVESIMNVNPNVSPHGYVGEKKGCGSKKRKKNNDAVEEKPREVVHVRAKRGEATDSHSLAERMRREKINDKLRHLQDMVPGCYKTMGMSVMLDVTINYIRSLHNQIEFLSMKLSAASMFHDFNSPEMDAMENVNKGTNGHEAQVIMERTVVGQQGYGGDLPRFQSTWSPSFP from the exons ATGGATCTACAAAACAACATTATGAACTCCGAACTTGAAAATCTCAACTCATCTGAAGTTAATCTTCATGGGTTTATGCCGATGTCTGGTGACAATTTCACTTATCATCATCAAAGGCCTCATCCTCTTGCGTTTATGCCCGTGCAAGATGAAGCTGATGCAATTCCGAGTTTCAATTTCATTACTGATCCCCAATCTGGTTCTGTCTATGATGCTATTAACCAGTTCCCTACAACCGGGGACACTACTTTTGGCTTAAATCGAGACGGTATGGTTACAAGGGTCGAAAGCATCATGAATGTGAATCCTAATGTATCTCCTCATGGATATGTGGGAGAAAAGAAG GGGTGTGGAAGtaaaaagaggaagaaaaacAACGACGCCGTGGAGGAGAAACCGAGAGAAGTTGTTCATGTGAGAGCAAAGAGAGGTGAAGCAACTGATAGTCATAGTTTGGCTGAAAGG ATGAGAAGAGAGAAGATAAATGACAAGCTAAGACACTTACAAGATATGGTTCCCGGATGCTATAAG acGATGGGCATGTCAGTGATGTTGGATGTAACAATCAACTATATTCGATCATTACATAATCAAAtcgag TTTCTGTCAATGAAGCTTTCAGCAGCAAGCATGTTTCATGACTTCAACTCGCCAGAAATGGATGCTATGGAAAATGTTAATAAG GGAACAAATGGACATGAAGCACAAGTGATCATGGAGAGGACGGTTGTTGGACAACAAGGGTATGGAGGAGACCTTCCTCGCTTTCAATCAACATGGTCTCCTTCTTTTCCATGA